A part of Candidatus Palauibacter scopulicola genomic DNA contains:
- a CDS encoding putative sugar nucleotidyl transferase: protein MTTLVMFDDERADGWAPFALTRPCGELVFGRWTLRERLERVARTRVAGHVTRPWLRRYAEPGAPRCLDADGLSAPLTAWNARAVPSLDAAWSDAPANLWVADRMAGVRLGADAEPPRADWFAAPRPRPGLPDRAVPGAWLGHPWDLVSAGPDRLAADLAAAPDPEPELPDGCWRLGDAPIRVGEGARVEPGVLFDAREGPIELGAGVEVLAGTRLGGPLYAGTGSQLLGGHISRFSGGPRARVRGEVDRVTMLGYSNKAHDGFLGHAYLGRWVNLGAATTNSDLKHTYGSIRVGPPGARQDTGLVKFGCLLGDHVKTGVGTRLETGAVVGAGSSLFGAEPPPRWVEPFSWGGGRRPEAHRRGDFLSTALRVAERRGLEGTRELRDWLGDAWDEARGS from the coding sequence TTGACGACGCTCGTCATGTTCGACGACGAGCGGGCGGACGGCTGGGCCCCCTTCGCCCTCACGCGGCCCTGCGGCGAACTCGTCTTCGGCCGCTGGACGTTGCGTGAGCGGTTGGAACGGGTGGCGCGGACGCGCGTGGCCGGGCATGTGACGCGCCCATGGCTGCGCCGGTACGCGGAGCCCGGAGCGCCGCGCTGCCTGGATGCGGACGGGCTGTCCGCGCCCTTGACCGCGTGGAACGCGCGGGCCGTGCCGTCGCTCGACGCGGCGTGGAGCGACGCGCCCGCCAACCTCTGGGTCGCCGACCGGATGGCGGGCGTCCGCCTGGGCGCCGACGCCGAGCCGCCGCGGGCGGACTGGTTCGCCGCGCCCCGCCCCCGGCCCGGGCTGCCCGACCGCGCGGTGCCCGGCGCCTGGCTTGGACACCCGTGGGACCTGGTATCCGCCGGTCCCGACCGGCTGGCCGCGGACCTGGCGGCCGCGCCGGACCCGGAACCGGAGCTGCCGGACGGCTGCTGGCGCCTCGGCGACGCCCCGATCCGCGTCGGCGAGGGCGCGCGCGTGGAACCCGGCGTGCTGTTCGATGCGCGCGAGGGCCCGATCGAACTCGGCGCCGGAGTCGAGGTCCTCGCGGGCACCCGCCTCGGCGGGCCGCTCTACGCGGGAACCGGCTCGCAGCTGCTCGGGGGCCACATCTCGCGCTTCTCGGGGGGACCCCGCGCCCGCGTTCGGGGCGAGGTCGACCGCGTCACGATGCTGGGCTATTCGAACAAGGCGCACGACGGGTTCCTCGGACATGCGTACCTCGGCCGCTGGGTCAACCTCGGCGCGGCCACGACAAACAGCGATCTCAAGCACACCTATGGTTCGATCCGGGTCGGGCCGCCCGGCGCGCGGCAGGACACCGGACTCGTCAAGTTCGGCTGCCTGCTCGGCGATCACGTGAAGACCGGCGTCGGCACCCGGCTCGAAACCGGCGCGGTCGTCGGCGCCGGCTCCAGCCTGTTCGGCGCCGAGCCGCCGCCCCGGTGGGTGGAGCCCTTCTCGTGGGGAGGAGGCCGGAGGCCGGAGGCGCATCGCCGCGGCGATTTCCTCTCCACGGCCCTCCGGGTCGCCGAGCGCCGGGGGCTCGAAGGGACCCGGGAACTCCGGGACTGGCTGGGCGACGCCTGGGACGAGGCCCGCGGCTCGTGA
- the thiI gene encoding tRNA uracil 4-sulfurtransferase ThiI, with protein MAAQHELGAGPVRALVRFSGELSTKARRTRSRFQNRLAANLRDAFDAEGVDAALESGWSRFHVESPDADFLDPLLRTFGVSSCSVLAGECEADLDTIVATGTALFAESVRGRSYAVRARRSGSHGFSSSDIQQRLGASLNPGATVDLGNPDITVFVEVRDERVFFHEDRIRGPSGLPLGVQGHALALISGGFDSAVAAWMALRRGIRLDYVFCNLGGSAYERMVVEVTKILADRWSYGTRPRLHVLEFGPVVEAMRARAKPAYLQVVLKRMMYRAAATIGERIGVEAIVTGESVGQVSSQTLRNLRAIENASSLPVLRPLLGFHKEEILDRAREIGTYDLSSRVREYCDLVPQRPVTASSPEAAEAQESAVGFAELDEAVAGAAVHDVRALRPESMVGASLYVADVPDGARVLDTRSRDAFEAWHWPGAIPRDLPQLERDFGELDRDATYVLCCAEGVRTAYLAEVMQRAGYEAYSFLGGAPRMRRVARGRPGID; from the coding sequence ATGGCGGCGCAACACGAACTCGGAGCCGGGCCCGTCAGGGCCCTTGTGCGGTTCTCCGGCGAGCTCTCGACCAAGGCGCGCCGGACGCGGTCGCGCTTCCAGAACCGGCTCGCGGCCAACCTGCGCGATGCGTTCGACGCCGAAGGGGTCGACGCCGCGCTCGAGTCCGGCTGGAGCCGCTTTCATGTGGAGAGCCCGGACGCGGACTTCCTCGATCCGCTCCTGCGCACCTTCGGCGTATCCAGTTGTTCCGTGCTGGCCGGCGAGTGCGAGGCGGACCTCGACACGATCGTCGCCACGGGGACGGCCCTCTTCGCCGAATCCGTGCGCGGCCGTAGCTACGCGGTGCGCGCGCGCCGCTCCGGCTCGCATGGCTTTTCCTCGTCCGACATCCAGCAGCGTCTCGGCGCGTCCCTCAACCCCGGCGCCACCGTGGACCTCGGGAATCCCGACATCACCGTGTTCGTCGAGGTCCGTGACGAACGGGTCTTCTTTCACGAGGACAGGATCCGGGGACCGTCCGGCCTGCCGCTCGGAGTGCAGGGGCACGCCCTCGCCCTCATCTCCGGCGGCTTCGATTCGGCCGTCGCCGCCTGGATGGCGCTACGCCGCGGGATCCGCCTCGACTACGTCTTCTGCAACCTCGGCGGGAGCGCGTACGAGCGGATGGTCGTGGAGGTCACGAAGATCCTCGCGGATCGCTGGAGCTACGGGACGCGGCCCCGGCTGCACGTCCTCGAATTCGGCCCGGTCGTCGAGGCGATGCGGGCCCGCGCAAAGCCCGCGTACCTGCAGGTTGTCCTCAAGCGGATGATGTATCGGGCGGCGGCGACGATCGGGGAACGGATCGGGGTCGAGGCGATCGTCACGGGCGAGTCGGTCGGACAGGTCTCCTCGCAGACGCTCCGCAATCTCCGCGCGATCGAGAACGCCTCCTCGCTTCCGGTGCTGCGACCCCTGCTCGGATTCCACAAGGAGGAGATCCTCGACCGGGCGCGGGAGATCGGCACCTACGACCTGTCCTCCCGCGTGCGCGAGTACTGCGATCTCGTGCCGCAACGGCCCGTCACGGCGTCGTCGCCGGAGGCCGCCGAAGCGCAGGAGTCGGCCGTGGGCTTCGCGGAACTCGATGAGGCGGTTGCCGGCGCGGCCGTGCACGATGTACGCGCCCTGCGTCCGGAATCCATGGTCGGGGCGTCTCTGTACGTGGCCGACGTGCCGGACGGGGCGCGCGTCCTCGACACCCGCTCCCGCGACGCGTTCGAGGCCTGGCACTGGCCGGGGGCCATCCCTCGCGACCTGCCGCAACTCGAGCGGGACTTCGGCGAACTCGATCGCGACGCGACCTACGTGCTCTGCTGCGCGGAGGGCGTGCGGACGGCCTACCTGGCCGAGGTCATGCAACGCGCGGGATACGAGGCCTACTCCTTCCTCGGCGGGGCGCCCCGCATGCGGCGCGTCGCGCGAGGCCGGCCGGGGATCGACTGA
- a CDS encoding septum formation initiator family protein → MMAEAANRRLTRAITFIALIGAGYYWMVGGEYTRAGLDRLEREIESRRAENTAREAELASIRAWADSLVSNSWAIERVARERYGFIRPDEILVRFVDLGEREDPPAAAPPAVNVP, encoded by the coding sequence ATGATGGCGGAGGCGGCCAACCGTCGGCTGACGCGGGCGATCACGTTCATCGCCCTGATCGGGGCGGGTTACTACTGGATGGTGGGCGGAGAATACACGAGGGCCGGCCTGGACCGACTCGAAAGGGAGATCGAGTCGCGGCGAGCGGAGAACACGGCCCGCGAAGCGGAACTCGCGTCGATCCGGGCGTGGGCCGACAGTCTCGTGTCGAACTCCTGGGCGATCGAGCGCGTGGCGCGGGAACGGTACGGATTCATCCGTCCCGACGAGATCCTGGTGCGGTTCGTCGACCTGGGAGAGAGGGAAGATCCTCCCGCCGCCGCGCCGCCGGCGGTGAACGTGCCGTAG
- the rseP gene encoding RIP metalloprotease RseP, with protein MIVTILVTILVLGVLIFVHELGHFAAAKSVGIDVPRFSIGLGPKMVGFRRGGTEYVLSWIPLGGYVKMAGMAEEEVTSTLEGGGAPEATAGRGARPGPGDFDGKPLWARVYAISAGVIMNWLFAVVAFAALAMGRGVFEPRIAEVAPGSPAAEAGLRSDDLIRRVDGAAVHDPAQVTMRIERRPGESIDIVVERGGEQLTFVATPDAVEQYSDLTGESRTVGRVGITIGADGGRAGPIEALGRGWSDTAYWGGAILQFLGDLVTGRSSAREVGGPILIGEISGRAARAGFWELLSFMAIISVNLAIFNLLPIPVLDGGHLLFLGIEAVRGRALSIEARMRFTTVGMVFVLALMVWAVGNDVLRVLLR; from the coding sequence GTGATCGTAACGATTCTGGTAACCATCCTTGTCCTGGGCGTGCTCATTTTCGTGCACGAGCTGGGGCATTTCGCCGCTGCGAAGAGCGTCGGGATCGACGTGCCGCGGTTTTCGATCGGCCTCGGCCCGAAGATGGTGGGTTTCCGGCGCGGGGGAACGGAGTATGTCCTCTCATGGATCCCTCTCGGCGGCTACGTCAAGATGGCGGGGATGGCGGAGGAGGAAGTGACGTCGACGCTCGAGGGCGGAGGCGCCCCGGAAGCGACGGCGGGCCGCGGCGCGCGCCCGGGGCCCGGCGACTTCGACGGGAAGCCGCTCTGGGCCCGCGTCTACGCCATCTCGGCCGGCGTCATCATGAACTGGCTGTTCGCGGTGGTCGCCTTCGCGGCGCTCGCCATGGGGCGTGGCGTGTTCGAGCCGCGGATCGCCGAGGTCGCGCCCGGGTCACCCGCCGCGGAGGCGGGGCTGCGGAGCGACGATCTGATCCGGCGCGTGGATGGCGCCGCGGTGCACGACCCCGCGCAGGTAACGATGCGGATCGAGCGCCGCCCGGGCGAATCGATCGACATCGTCGTCGAACGCGGAGGGGAGCAGCTCACCTTCGTCGCGACGCCCGACGCGGTCGAGCAGTACTCGGACCTCACGGGAGAATCGAGGACGGTCGGGCGCGTCGGGATCACCATCGGCGCTGACGGCGGTCGGGCGGGCCCCATCGAGGCGCTGGGACGCGGGTGGTCGGATACAGCCTACTGGGGCGGCGCCATCCTTCAGTTCCTCGGAGACCTGGTCACCGGACGAAGTTCGGCGCGGGAGGTGGGCGGCCCCATCCTCATCGGCGAGATTTCCGGTCGCGCCGCGCGCGCGGGATTCTGGGAGCTCCTGAGTTTCATGGCGATCATCAGCGTCAACCTCGCCATCTTCAACCTCTTGCCGATTCCCGTCCTCGACGGGGGCCACCTGCTCTTCCTGGGGATCGAGGCCGTCCGGGGCCGGGCGCTCAGCATCGAGGCGCGGATGCGGTTCACGACGGTGGGGATGGTCTTCGTCCTCGCCCTCATGGTGTGGGCCGTCGGGAACGACGTGCTGAGGGTGCTTCTCCGCTAG
- a CDS encoding phosphatidate cytidylyltransferase encodes MSSNLRRRLAVAGVGVPLCALLTYAGGVVFVTGLGAAAALGYREFAAMMRGTGTRVLALPGAVAAFLFPFAVFAGGIEGGGAYAAGLMLGLPALALATVDLSERPMRAAACTTFGVFYVGGLLALGVPLREGGLLLPAGGDAGAGRMAGTLLFFLPIVITWLADTAAYVGGRALGKRPLAPRLSPNKTVAGAVCALLAGIATAVLYPRFLLPDVWVLDIVSTLAFGLVVTGLAIIGDLAESALKRECGVKDSSGLLPGHGGMLDRLDSILWAVPAALLFLVFA; translated from the coding sequence ATGAGCTCCAATCTTCGCAGGAGGCTCGCCGTCGCCGGGGTCGGAGTCCCCCTCTGCGCGCTGTTGACCTACGCGGGCGGGGTCGTCTTCGTCACGGGGCTGGGCGCGGCGGCCGCGCTCGGTTACCGGGAGTTCGCGGCGATGATGCGCGGGACGGGGACGCGGGTCCTCGCGCTGCCGGGCGCGGTGGCCGCGTTTCTCTTCCCGTTCGCCGTCTTCGCGGGCGGTATCGAGGGCGGCGGAGCCTATGCCGCGGGCCTGATGCTCGGCCTCCCCGCGCTCGCGCTCGCGACGGTGGACCTCTCGGAGCGGCCGATGCGGGCCGCCGCCTGCACGACGTTCGGAGTCTTCTACGTCGGAGGGCTGCTCGCGCTGGGCGTCCCCCTGCGCGAAGGCGGACTCCTGCTCCCGGCCGGCGGCGATGCGGGCGCCGGGCGGATGGCCGGCACGCTTCTCTTCTTCCTTCCGATCGTCATCACGTGGCTTGCCGACACCGCGGCGTACGTCGGCGGACGAGCGCTCGGGAAACGCCCGCTCGCGCCGCGGCTGAGCCCCAACAAGACGGTGGCGGGAGCGGTGTGCGCGCTGCTGGCGGGCATCGCCACGGCCGTCCTCTATCCGCGGTTCCTCCTCCCGGACGTCTGGGTACTGGACATCGTGTCCACGCTGGCCTTCGGGCTGGTCGTGACGGGGCTGGCGATCATCGGCGATCTTGCCGAATCCGCGCTCAAGCGCGAGTGCGGCGTGAAGGATTCGTCGGGCCTTCTCCCCGGGCACGGGGGCATGCTGGACCGGCTCGATTCCATCCTGTGGGCGGTCCCGGCCGCGTTACTCTTCCTCGTCTTCGCGTGA
- a CDS encoding lysophospholipid acyltransferase family protein → MTRTAIFYVTLVLSTVFFGALAATVSLVGGGRAWMDRANRGWARSVLFAAGVRVTVHGLEHLHSSGVQIIAANHQSYFDIWALIAGLPASVRFIAKRELGNIPMLSVGMRSAGHVLIDRDRPRSARKTLREAGGRMRAERLTLVLFPEGTRSRDGRLGRFRRGAFALALETRAPLVPAAVHGGQRVYPPGAKRVTPGSITIRLGPAIRLDGAEPADRKTLLRETRVAIETMLPDGGMDGAAPG, encoded by the coding sequence TTGACCAGGACGGCGATCTTCTACGTCACACTCGTGCTTTCGACGGTTTTCTTCGGGGCCCTGGCGGCGACGGTTTCCCTCGTCGGAGGCGGCCGGGCCTGGATGGACCGGGCCAACCGGGGCTGGGCTCGTTCCGTGCTCTTTGCCGCGGGCGTGCGCGTCACCGTCCACGGGCTCGAGCACCTCCACTCGTCGGGGGTCCAGATCATCGCCGCGAACCACCAGTCCTACTTCGACATCTGGGCGCTCATCGCCGGTCTCCCCGCCTCCGTACGCTTCATCGCGAAGCGGGAGCTGGGGAACATTCCGATGCTCTCGGTGGGGATGCGCTCCGCGGGGCATGTGCTCATCGACCGCGACCGGCCCCGGAGCGCGAGGAAGACGCTGCGGGAGGCGGGCGGCCGGATGAGGGCCGAGCGGTTGACGCTGGTGCTGTTTCCCGAAGGGACGCGGTCGCGGGACGGCCGGCTGGGGCGTTTCCGGCGCGGCGCCTTCGCCCTCGCGCTGGAGACGCGGGCGCCGCTGGTACCCGCAGCGGTCCATGGCGGCCAGCGCGTCTATCCGCCCGGTGCGAAGCGGGTGACGCCCGGTTCGATCACGATACGGCTGGGGCCGGCGATTCGGCTGGACGGGGCGGAGCCGGCCGACCGGAAGACGTTGCTGCGCGAGACCCGGGTCGCCATCGAGACGATGCTGCCGGACGGAGGCATGGACGGCGCCGCGCCCGGGTAG
- a CDS encoding MBL fold metallo-hydrolase, whose translation MSLTVASLGSGSRGNAFLVEGDRARVLVDAGFSGVQLARRLGELDVEPEAIDLVVVTHEHRDHAAGIGIGARRWGWPLAMNAPTRRACAPLLRGQERCGDLPLTGLEIGDLAIEAAPTAHDAAKPVAVTVRHRPTGLRVGIATDLGRPTTPVRVALRECAFLVMEANHDEHRLRAASYPWRVKQRIGGSRGHLSNRHAAEFARELAHPGLGGILLAHLSQECNDRELALDRVAEGLAPAGYDGVLDVAAQDEPGPRYDVAALARARADAEQLTLL comes from the coding sequence GTGAGCCTGACCGTCGCGTCGCTGGGCTCCGGCAGCCGCGGCAACGCGTTCCTCGTCGAGGGCGACCGCGCCCGCGTACTCGTAGATGCGGGGTTCTCCGGGGTCCAGCTCGCCCGCCGACTCGGCGAACTCGATGTCGAGCCCGAAGCCATCGACCTCGTCGTCGTCACGCACGAGCACCGGGATCACGCCGCGGGCATCGGCATCGGAGCACGCCGCTGGGGCTGGCCACTCGCGATGAACGCTCCGACACGCCGCGCCTGCGCCCCCCTCCTGCGCGGGCAGGAGCGATGCGGAGACCTGCCGCTCACGGGACTCGAGATCGGCGACCTCGCGATCGAGGCCGCCCCCACCGCGCACGACGCCGCGAAACCCGTCGCCGTCACGGTCCGGCACCGGCCCACGGGGCTGCGCGTGGGTATCGCGACGGACCTCGGGCGACCGACCACCCCCGTCCGCGTGGCGCTCCGGGAGTGTGCCTTTCTCGTCATGGAAGCGAACCACGACGAGCACCGTCTCCGGGCCGCCTCCTATCCTTGGCGCGTGAAGCAGCGGATCGGGGGCAGCCGCGGACACCTCTCCAACCGCCACGCGGCCGAGTTCGCGCGCGAGCTCGCGCACCCCGGGCTGGGCGGTATCCTGCTCGCGCACCTGAGCCAGGAGTGCAACGACCGGGAACTCGCCCTGGACAGGGTGGCGGAAGGGCTGGCGCCGGCGGGATACGATGGAGTGCTGGACGTCGCCGCTCAGGACGAACCCGGCCCCCGCTATGACGTGGCCGCGCTCGCGAGGGCCCGCGCCGACGCCGAACAACTCACTCTGTTGTAG
- the uppS gene encoding polyprenyl diphosphate synthase, giving the protein MSGNERGMTAALEAVRQGEVPTHVAVIMDGNGRWARQRGLPRWEGHRAGMTAVREIIEGAAEAGVAHLTLYAFSDENWYRPSIEVEALMTLLQEYVRSQREALVRHGIRVTVFGDRLRLPEEARRAISELEASTEGGTALEVHLAISYGSRAELAGVARTLAQRCLEGELAPEEIDAERFGAELLTRDWPDPDLLIRTSGEQRISNFLLWQLAYAELFVTDVLWPDFTREHLFGALVDYRRRERRFGLVKT; this is encoded by the coding sequence ATGAGCGGGAACGAGCGCGGGATGACGGCGGCCCTGGAGGCCGTGCGGCAGGGAGAGGTGCCGACGCACGTCGCCGTCATCATGGACGGGAACGGCCGCTGGGCGAGACAGCGTGGCCTGCCGAGGTGGGAAGGGCACCGCGCGGGCATGACGGCGGTGCGGGAGATCATCGAGGGGGCGGCGGAGGCCGGCGTGGCCCACCTGACCCTTTACGCCTTCTCGGATGAGAACTGGTACCGGCCGTCCATCGAGGTGGAAGCGCTGATGACGCTCCTCCAGGAGTACGTGAGGAGCCAGCGCGAAGCTCTCGTCAGGCACGGCATCCGGGTCACTGTGTTCGGCGACCGCCTGCGGCTTCCGGAAGAGGCCCGGCGGGCGATTTCGGAACTCGAGGCGTCGACGGAGGGCGGGACGGCCCTGGAGGTGCACCTCGCGATCAGCTACGGATCGCGGGCAGAACTCGCGGGGGTGGCGCGAACGCTCGCGCAGCGATGCCTGGAGGGCGAGCTGGCACCGGAGGAGATCGACGCCGAACGCTTCGGTGCCGAACTCCTGACGAGGGACTGGCCTGATCCGGACCTTCTGATCCGCACCTCGGGGGAGCAGCGCATCTCCAACTTCCTCCTCTGGCAGCTCGCGTACGCGGAACTCTTCGTGACGGATGTCCTCTGGCCCGACTTCACGCGCGAGCACCTCTTCGGCGCGCTCGTCGACTACCGGCGCCGCGAGCGGAGATTCGGGCTGGTCAAGACGTGA
- the eno gene encoding phosphopyruvate hydratase, which translates to MTAIVRIVGREIVDSRGNPTVEADVHLESGAIGRAAVPSGASTGEHEAVELRDRDPARYGGKGVRRAVAHVNGEIAATVRGWDASDQRGLDSALISLDGTPNKGRLGANAILAVSMAAARAAATSAGTPLFRHLGGRDPHVLPVPMLNILNGGVHANNTVDIQEFMILPLGARRFSDGLRVGVEVFHALRRRLADGGYSTAVGDEGGVAPDLSSNREALDLIMAAIVDAGYEPGADVALSLDCAASEFYDAKAGTYRLESAGEAGELDARALVSLYEDWLGAYPIVSIEDGLHEDDWEGWATLTSRLGDRVQLVGDDLFVTSVDRLARGIEAGIGNAILIKLNQIGTVSETLDAIRLAAEANFGVVVSHRSGETADTFIADLAVATNAGQIKTGSACRSERVAKYNQLLRIEERLGPRATYPGSAVYGGR; encoded by the coding sequence GTGACGGCCATCGTCCGGATCGTGGGCCGCGAGATCGTCGATTCGCGCGGCAACCCGACGGTCGAGGCCGACGTGCATCTCGAGAGCGGTGCGATCGGCCGTGCCGCCGTGCCGAGCGGTGCATCGACGGGAGAACACGAAGCGGTCGAGCTGCGCGACCGCGACCCCGCGCGCTACGGCGGCAAGGGCGTGCGACGCGCGGTCGCGCACGTCAACGGGGAGATCGCCGCGACGGTGCGCGGGTGGGACGCCTCGGATCAGCGCGGGCTCGACTCCGCGCTCATCTCGCTCGACGGTACGCCGAACAAGGGTCGTCTCGGCGCGAACGCAATCCTTGCCGTTTCCATGGCGGCGGCCCGCGCGGCCGCCACCTCGGCGGGAACGCCCCTGTTCCGGCACCTCGGCGGCCGAGATCCGCACGTCCTCCCGGTCCCGATGCTGAATATCCTCAACGGGGGCGTGCACGCGAACAACACGGTCGACATACAGGAGTTCATGATTCTGCCGCTCGGCGCGCGGCGTTTCTCCGACGGTCTTCGGGTCGGCGTAGAGGTGTTCCACGCCCTCAGGCGCCGGCTTGCGGATGGGGGCTATTCGACCGCCGTCGGGGACGAGGGCGGCGTGGCGCCGGATCTGTCTTCGAACCGTGAGGCCCTGGATCTCATCATGGCCGCGATCGTCGACGCGGGCTACGAACCCGGCGCGGATGTGGCGCTTTCTCTCGATTGTGCCGCGTCGGAGTTCTACGACGCGAAGGCCGGAACGTACCGCCTCGAGAGCGCCGGCGAGGCCGGAGAACTCGACGCCCGGGCGCTCGTGTCGCTCTATGAGGACTGGCTGGGAGCGTATCCCATCGTCTCGATCGAAGACGGTCTCCACGAAGACGACTGGGAGGGATGGGCGACCCTCACGTCCCGGCTCGGAGACCGCGTTCAGCTCGTGGGGGACGATCTCTTCGTGACCAGCGTGGATCGGCTGGCGCGCGGTATCGAGGCCGGGATCGGGAACGCGATCCTCATCAAGCTCAATCAGATCGGGACCGTGAGCGAGACGCTGGACGCGATCCGCCTGGCCGCCGAAGCGAACTTCGGCGTCGTCGTCTCGCACCGCTCGGGGGAGACGGCCGACACGTTCATCGCGGACCTCGCCGTGGCGACGAACGCCGGACAGATCAAGACGGGAAGCGCGTGCCGGTCGGAACGCGTCGCCAAGTACAACCAGTTGCTGCGGATTGAAGAACGGCTCGGCCCGAGGGCGACCTATCCGGGGTCCGCCGTGTACGGAGGCCGATGA
- the dxr gene encoding 1-deoxy-D-xylulose-5-phosphate reductoisomerase produces MKHVAVLGATGSVGGGTLEVIRRHPARFRAAVLTANRRWEALDALALDEEPDFVVLGTPPPEDFAPRWAGEWRFGAAALAEAAGSSGVDIVLNAVVGFAGLDATLAALDAGKRLALANKESLVAGGDLVMRALRRGGGELLPVDSEHSAVHQCLAGRPVSEVARVTLTASGGPFREWPAPRLAAVTPADALRHPTWSMGAKISIDSATLANKALEVIEAHTLFDLPYERIEVVVHPTSIVHSLVEFRDGSSLAQLGRPSMEIPILWALGYPDRLDDARREAAFDPVRDGPLAFEPVREEDFPLFRAGVAAGEAGGEFPVAFNAANEVAVERFLSGDVGFRELADVVLRTLERFSSRAIESVEDARRVDSRARAIARDPQWESKSGDAE; encoded by the coding sequence TTGAAACACGTCGCCGTCCTCGGCGCCACGGGATCCGTCGGCGGGGGCACGCTCGAGGTGATCCGCCGCCACCCGGCGCGGTTTCGCGCCGCCGTCCTGACGGCGAACCGCCGATGGGAGGCGCTCGACGCCCTCGCCCTCGACGAGGAGCCCGATTTCGTTGTGCTCGGGACTCCGCCCCCGGAGGACTTCGCTCCGCGCTGGGCCGGAGAATGGCGTTTCGGCGCGGCTGCGCTCGCGGAGGCCGCCGGATCGTCCGGGGTCGACATCGTGCTCAATGCGGTCGTGGGATTCGCCGGGCTCGACGCGACGCTGGCGGCGCTCGACGCGGGGAAGCGGCTTGCGCTTGCCAACAAGGAGTCGCTCGTGGCGGGAGGAGACCTCGTGATGCGGGCGCTGCGCCGCGGCGGCGGCGAACTCCTGCCCGTGGACAGCGAACACTCCGCGGTCCACCAGTGCCTGGCCGGGCGTCCCGTGTCGGAGGTCGCGCGGGTCACTCTCACGGCTTCGGGCGGTCCTTTCCGCGAGTGGCCGGCGCCGCGACTCGCCGCCGTGACGCCCGCCGACGCGCTGCGTCACCCCACCTGGTCGATGGGAGCCAAGATCTCGATCGACTCCGCCACGCTGGCGAACAAGGCGCTTGAAGTCATCGAGGCGCACACGTTGTTCGACCTCCCCTACGAGCGCATCGAGGTCGTCGTGCACCCCACGTCGATCGTCCACTCACTCGTCGAATTCAGGGACGGTTCCTCGCTCGCGCAGTTGGGCCGGCCCTCGATGGAGATTCCGATCCTGTGGGCGCTCGGCTACCCCGACCGGCTGGATGACGCACGTCGGGAGGCGGCGTTCGACCCCGTACGGGATGGTCCGCTGGCGTTCGAACCGGTGCGGGAGGAGGATTTTCCCCTCTTCCGGGCGGGGGTCGCGGCGGGAGAGGCGGGAGGCGAGTTTCCGGTGGCCTTCAACGCGGCCAACGAGGTTGCGGTCGAGAGGTTCCTCTCCGGGGACGTCGGTTTCAGGGAACTCGCCGATGTCGTGCTTCGTACGCTGGAACGGTTCTCGTCGCGCGCCATCGAATCGGTGGAGGATGCGCGGCGCGTCGATAGCCGGGCGCGCGCCATCGCCCGCGACCCACAGTGGGAGTCCAAGTCGGGAGACGCTGAGTGA